One stretch of Macaca nemestrina isolate mMacNem1 chromosome 17, mMacNem.hap1, whole genome shotgun sequence DNA includes these proteins:
- the LOC105468989 gene encoding B-cell antigen receptor complex-associated protein beta chain isoform X3 codes for MAGLALSPVSSHWLVALLLLLSAAEPVPAAKSEDLYPNPKGFSTLAQLKQRNTLKDGIIMIQTLLIILFIIVPIFLLLDKDDSKAGMEEDHTYEGLDIDQTATYEDIVTLRTGEVKWSVGEHPGQE; via the exons ATGGCCGGGCTGGCGTTGTCTCCTGTGTCCAGCCACTGGCTGGTGGcgttgctgctgctgctctcaG CAGCTGAGCCAGTGCCAGCAGCCAAATCAGAGGACCTGTACCCGAATCCCAAAG GGTTCAGCACCTTGGCACAGCTGAAGCAGAGGAACACGCTGAAGGATGGCATCATCATGATCCAGACGCTGCTGATCATCCTCTTCATCATCGTGCCCATCTTCCTGCTGCTGGACAAG GATGACAGCAAGGCCGGCATGGAGGAAGATCACACCTACGAG GGCCTGGACATTGACCAGACGGCCACCTACGAGGACATAGTGACGCTGCGGACAGGGGAAG
- the LOC105468989 gene encoding B-cell antigen receptor complex-associated protein beta chain isoform X4 gives MAGLALSPVSSHWLVALLLLLSAEPVPAAKSEDLYPNPKGFSTLAQLKQRNTLKDGIIMIQTLLIILFIIVPIFLLLDKDDSKAGMEEDHTYEGLDIDQTATYEDIVTLRTGEVKWSVGEHPGQE, from the exons ATGGCCGGGCTGGCGTTGTCTCCTGTGTCCAGCCACTGGCTGGTGGcgttgctgctgctgctctcaG CTGAGCCAGTGCCAGCAGCCAAATCAGAGGACCTGTACCCGAATCCCAAAG GGTTCAGCACCTTGGCACAGCTGAAGCAGAGGAACACGCTGAAGGATGGCATCATCATGATCCAGACGCTGCTGATCATCCTCTTCATCATCGTGCCCATCTTCCTGCTGCTGGACAAG GATGACAGCAAGGCCGGCATGGAGGAAGATCACACCTACGAG GGCCTGGACATTGACCAGACGGCCACCTACGAGGACATAGTGACGCTGCGGACAGGGGAAG
- the LOC105468989 gene encoding B-cell antigen receptor complex-associated protein beta chain isoform X2, whose amino-acid sequence MAGLALSPVSSHWLVALLLLLSAEPVPAAKSEDLYPNPKGSACSRIWQSPRFIARKRGFTVKMHCYVTNSTFSIVSWLRKRETDKEPQQVNLEQGHMHQTQNSSVTTLIIQDIRFEDNGIYFCQQECSKTSEVYRGCGTELRVMGFSTLAQLKQRNTLKDGIIMIQTLLIILFIIVPIFLLLDKDDSKAGMEEDHTYEGLDIDQTATYEDIVTLRTGEVKWSVGEHPGQE is encoded by the exons ATGGCCGGGCTGGCGTTGTCTCCTGTGTCCAGCCACTGGCTGGTGGcgttgctgctgctgctctcaG CTGAGCCAGTGCCAGCAGCCAAATCAGAGGACCTGTACCCGAATCCCAAAG GTAGTGCTTGTTCTCGGATCTGGCAGAGCCCACGTTTCATAGCCAGGAAACGGGGCTTCACGGTGAAAATGCACTGCTACGTGACCAACAGCACCTTCAGCATCGTGAGCTGGCTCCGGAAGCGGGAGACGGACAAGGAGCCCCAACAGGTGAACCTGGAGCAGGGCCACATGCATCAGACCCAAAACAGCTCTGTCACCACCCTCATCATCCAAGACATCCGGTTTGAGGACAACGGCATCTACTTCTGTCAGCAGGAGTGCAGCAAGACCTCGGAGGTCTACCGGGGCTGCGGCACGGAGCTGCGAGTCATGG GGTTCAGCACCTTGGCACAGCTGAAGCAGAGGAACACGCTGAAGGATGGCATCATCATGATCCAGACGCTGCTGATCATCCTCTTCATCATCGTGCCCATCTTCCTGCTGCTGGACAAG GATGACAGCAAGGCCGGCATGGAGGAAGATCACACCTACGAG GGCCTGGACATTGACCAGACGGCCACCTACGAGGACATAGTGACGCTGCGGACAGGGGAAG
- the LOC105468989 gene encoding B-cell antigen receptor complex-associated protein beta chain isoform X1 produces MAGLALSPVSSHWLVALLLLLSAAEPVPAAKSEDLYPNPKGSACSRIWQSPRFIARKRGFTVKMHCYVTNSTFSIVSWLRKRETDKEPQQVNLEQGHMHQTQNSSVTTLIIQDIRFEDNGIYFCQQECSKTSEVYRGCGTELRVMGFSTLAQLKQRNTLKDGIIMIQTLLIILFIIVPIFLLLDKDDSKAGMEEDHTYEGLDIDQTATYEDIVTLRTGEVKWSVGEHPGQE; encoded by the exons ATGGCCGGGCTGGCGTTGTCTCCTGTGTCCAGCCACTGGCTGGTGGcgttgctgctgctgctctcaG CAGCTGAGCCAGTGCCAGCAGCCAAATCAGAGGACCTGTACCCGAATCCCAAAG GTAGTGCTTGTTCTCGGATCTGGCAGAGCCCACGTTTCATAGCCAGGAAACGGGGCTTCACGGTGAAAATGCACTGCTACGTGACCAACAGCACCTTCAGCATCGTGAGCTGGCTCCGGAAGCGGGAGACGGACAAGGAGCCCCAACAGGTGAACCTGGAGCAGGGCCACATGCATCAGACCCAAAACAGCTCTGTCACCACCCTCATCATCCAAGACATCCGGTTTGAGGACAACGGCATCTACTTCTGTCAGCAGGAGTGCAGCAAGACCTCGGAGGTCTACCGGGGCTGCGGCACGGAGCTGCGAGTCATGG GGTTCAGCACCTTGGCACAGCTGAAGCAGAGGAACACGCTGAAGGATGGCATCATCATGATCCAGACGCTGCTGATCATCCTCTTCATCATCGTGCCCATCTTCCTGCTGCTGGACAAG GATGACAGCAAGGCCGGCATGGAGGAAGATCACACCTACGAG GGCCTGGACATTGACCAGACGGCCACCTACGAGGACATAGTGACGCTGCGGACAGGGGAAG